The genomic region AACGAAATAATAAAATAACAACTTTTTTAAGCATTACAAGAGGTTGTAATAATATGTGTACATTTTGTATCGTGCCTTTTACCAGAGGAAGAGAAAGAAGTAGTGATCCATATTCCATAATTATGGAATGTAAACGTTTATATAAAAATGGATATAAAGAAATAACACTTCTTGGACAGAATGTAGACTCTTATCTATGGATAGATCATAATAATTTGATCTCAAATTATAAAAATACTGTAGATTTTTCAATTCTTTTGAATCTATTAGCTCAAGAAATTCCTTTTATGAGAATTAGATTTTCTACATCTAATCCTCATGATATGTCTGATGAAGTATTAAAAGTCATTTCTAAATACAAAAACATTTGTAAACATATTCATTTACCAGTTCAATCTGGAAGTAATAAAATATTAAAATTAATGAATAGAAAATATACACGGGAAAAATATCTTTTTTTGGTTAAAAAAATTAAAAGTATTATCCCTGAATGTTCTATTTCTCATGATATTATGACTGGATTCTGTAATGAAAACGAAGAAGATCACCAAGATACTATAAGTTTAATGAATGAAATTAAATATAATTATGGATACATGTTTTCTTACTCGCCTAGACCTGGAACTTATGCATATAGAAGATTAAAAGACAATGTTCCTACAAAAATAAAAAAAAGACGATTAAAAGAGATTATTGATTTACAAAAAAATCATTCATTCTACAGAATGAAAGAGCATTTAGGAAAAATAGAAGAAGTTTTAATAGAAGGAGAATCAAAAAAAAATAATCAATATTGGTATGGAAGAAACTCACAGAACTTAGTTGTAGTCTTTCCTAAAAAAAACCTAAACATAGGAGATCTAGCTTATGTAAAAATAACAGATACCACATCTGCAACTTTAATAGGAGAATTTTGCAAATAATAAAAAAATATGGAGTCCATTTCAATCCAAAATATCAAACAAAAATTTGGAATCATCGGATATGATTACGCTTTGCATAGAGCCTTAGAAAAAGCCATTCAGGTAGCACCTACTGATATTTCAGTATTAGTTCTTGGAGAAAGTGGAGTCGGAAAAGAATTTATACCCAAAATTATTCATCAACACTCTTCTAGAAAGCATCATGCTTATATTGCGGTAAATTGTGGAGCTATTCCAGAAGGAACTATTGATAGTGAACTTTTTGGACATGAAAAAGGTTCTTTTACAGGAGCTACAAGTATGCGAAAAGGATATTTTGAAGGAGCAAATGATGGCACTATTTTTTTAGACGAAGTAGGAGAATTACCTTTAACGACACAAGTACGTCTTCTTCGAATTTTGGAATCTGGGGAATTTATTAAAGTAGGATCTTCTAAAATTCAAAAAACCAATATACGTATTGTGGCTGCTACTAATTTAAATATGACAGAATCTATACAAAGGGGGAAGTTTAGAGAAGATTTGTATTATCGTCTTAACACTGTACAAATTAATGTTCCTTCTTTACGTTTCCGTAAAAATGATATTAAATTTTTATTTAAAAAATTTTCTAATGATTTTTCGGAAAAATATCATATGCCTCCAGTAAGGCTGACTGAAGAATCTTTAAAATATTTGGAAAATTATTCTTGGCCTGGTAATATCAGACAGTTAAAAAATCTAACAGAACAAATATCTGTAGTCGAAACCCAACGTGAAATTTCTGTGGAAAAGTTAAAAGAATACATTCCAGAAAATATACCATCAATATCTTTTTCTAATCATAATAATATAATAGAAACATCTTTTCATAATAGGGAAAGAGATTTTATTTATCAAATTCTATTTGATATGAAAAAAAATTTGAATGATTTAAAAAATATTACTTTTCAATTAATAAAAAATAACTCTAATCCTAGGTTTATTGAAGAAAATCAACAACTAATGGAAAAAGTTTTTGGAAAAATATTTCATAATAGAGATGATTCAATTTTTCAATTGGAAGATACATCTAAATCTGATGAAGATGAGGATTTAGATTATGAAGAAGTAGAAGAAGATTTATCTAAAAGTGAGTTATCTTCTTTTTCTTTACAAAAAAAAGAAATAGAATTTATTCAGAGGGCTTTAAAAAAAAATAATGGTAAAAGAAGAAAAACTGCAAAAGAATTAGGAATTTCAGAAAGAACATTATATAGAAAAATTAAACAATATGGCTTATAAAATAGCTTATAGAAACATTTTATTTGTTTTTATTTTTATGTCTATGATAGTTGGTTGTTATCATTCGTCTTTATCATCGCTTTTAAATGGAAGAAAAACAATAGAAATAGGAGAGATTACAGAAGTAGTTAATATACCTCAAAGATCTATTTCTTTTGATTTCAAAAAAAGCATTGAAAATTATATAATGAAACATAATCCTTCTAATTTGGTATTAAAAGACGGAGACGTTGTCTTGGAAGGAGTATTTTTGAATTATGCTGTTATTCCAATGGAAGATTATCCATTGAAAAAAATTAAAGTAACAGCTAAAATATGTTATAGAGATAATTTGGAACCGGAAAAAAGTTGGGAGAAATCTTTTACTGTTTCTGAACAATTTTATAACAACAAAAAAAATCTTTTTTCAAAAGAAATTATTGATAAAATTATAGAAAAGTTAACAATTCAGGTATATCATAAAATATTTCGTGATTTTGACAATGATTAAAAAATAATTAAAAAGAATAAATAAATGGAAAATATATCCATAATTATATTTGGTTTTTTTATTATTATAACATCTCTTTTGCTTTCTTTGGTTATATTAATACAAAATCCTAAAAAAGAAAGTATTTATCAATCTTTTATGGAAAAAAATTTTAGATTTTTTGGAATTAAAAGAACAAATACATTTTTGGAGAATATAACATGGTCTTTATCCATTATTATATTTTTTTTAATTTTGTTTTTCAATTTTTTACTAAAATCAAAACATTGAAAAAAAATATGTCATAATGACATTTAATGTTCTTTAAATGAAAAAAAATTTAAAGTTTTTTTATTTGGCATGTTTTTGGCTCTATTAACGATTAGAACCGTTAACTTTAAAAATTATTTGTAATATGATGGAAGTAAAGATTAAACCTTTAGCAGATCGTGTTCTTGTGCAACCCGATCCTGCTGAAACAAAAACAACTTCAGGTATTATTATTCCTGATACGGCAAAAGAAAAACCACAAAAAGGGACCATCATCGCAGTAGGAAAAGGAAAAAAAGATGAACCTATGAGTCTCAAGAAAGGAGATAGAGTTTTATATGGTAAATATTCTGGAACAGAATTAAAATGGGAAGGATATGAATATCTCATTATGCGAGAATCTGATATAATAGCTATCATATAATTCATATTTAGGAAAATTCATTAAAATTTAAAAATTATGGCAAAAGATATTAAATTTGATATTGAAGCAAGAGATAAATTAAAAAAAGGAGTCGATGCATTAGCAAATGCAGTTAAGGTCACTTTGGGACCAAAAGGTCGTAATGTTGTATTACAAAAATCTTTTGGAGGCCCTCAAGTTACTAAAGATGGAGTAACCGTTGCTAAAGAAATAGAATTAGAAGATCCAATAGAAAATCTTGGAGCTCAAATGGTTAAAGAAGTGGCTTCTAAAACTAATGATGTAGCTGGAGATGGAACAACAACTGCGACGGTATTAGCTCAAGCTATTGTGAGAGAAGGATTAAAAAATGTGGCGGCAGGAGCTAATCCTATGGATTTAAAAAGAGGAATAGATAAAGCTTTAGAAGTGGTTGTATTAGATTTAAAAAGACAATCTAGAGAAGTAGGAGGAAATACAGAAAAAATAAAACAAGTAGCTTCTATTTCTGCAAATAATGATGAAAAAACTGGAGCTTTGATTGCTGATGCTTTTGAAAAAGTAGGAAAAGAGGGTGTTATTACTGTTGAAGAAGCGAAAGGAACAGATACGTCTGTAGATGTTGTTGAAGGAATGCAGTTTGATAGAGGTTATCAATCTCCTTATTTTGTTACAAACACTGAAAAAATGATAACAGAGTTTGATCAACCACAAATTTTATTATCTGATAAAAAAATAGCAGCAATGAAAGATTTGTTGCCTATATTAGAACCTGTAGCACAATCTGGTAAACCTCTATTGATTATTTCTGAAGAAGTAGAAGGAGAAGCTTTAGCAACACTAGTCGTTAATAAAATACGAGGAACTTTAAAGGTAGCAGCAATTAAAGCTCCTGGTTTTGGTGATAGAAGAAAGGCTATGTTAGAAGATATTGCTATTTTGACAGGAGGTACTGTAATTTCTGAGGAAACAGGAAGTAAATTAGAGGATGTAAAATTGCATATGTTAGGAAAAGCCGAAAGAGTTATCATAGATAAAGATAATACAACTATAGTCAATGGAGGAGGAAACAAAAAGGATATTAGAGGACGTGTAGATCAAATTAAAGCACAAATAGAATCTACAACATCTGATTATGATAAAGAAAAATTACAGGAACGTCTTGCAAAATTAGCTGGAGGAGTAGCTGTTCTTTATGTTGGAGCGGCATCTGAAGTAGAAATGAAAGAAAAAAAAGATAGAGTTGATGATGCATTAAATGCGACTAGAGCAGCCGTAGAAGAAGGTATAGTTGCAGGAGGGGGTGTAGCTTTAGTTCGTGCTATAAAATCTTTAGAAAATACAACAGGGGACAACGTCGATCAAGATACTGGTATACAAATAGTTAGAAGGTCTCTTGAAGAACCATTACGTCAAATCGTAGCTAATGCAGGTGGAGAAGGATCTGTTGTTGTGGCTAAAGTAGCAGAAGGAAAAGGTGATTTTGGATATGATGCTAAAATTGGAGAATATAAGAATATGATAGTGGAAGGGATTATAGACCCAACTAAAGTGGCTAGAGTTGCATTGGAGAACGCTGCTTCTGTATCAGGAATGTTATTAACTACGGAATGTGTTGTTACAGAAATAAAAAAAGATGAACCAAATGTATCCCCTCCAATGCCCGGAGCTGGAGGAGGTGGTATGGGTGGAATGATGTAATAATATATAAACATACACAGTTACAAAAAAAAATAGTGTCTAAGACACTATTTTTTTTTGTTGATATTTGTTGATAATTAAAACCAATTTTTTTGAATTTTGAGAGTTTGCTCAATAACATCTCTTACGCATCCTCTTCCTCCTTTCTTAGGTGAAATATATTTAGATATGTTTTTGACCTCTTGAACTGCATCTATTGGAGAACAAGGTAAAGCCACAGATTTCATGACCTCAATATCAGGAATATCATCTCCCATATAAAGTATTTTTTCTTTGGTAATATTTAAAATATTACAATACTCATCCAAATATTTTTTTTTATTATCTACTCCTTGATAAATGTAACGAATATTTAAACCTCTTAAACGTCTAAAAACCATTAAATCTGACCCTCTTGTGATAATACATAAATTATATCCCCTTTTTTTTGCCAATGCTATTGCATATCCATCTTTAGCAAACATTTGTCTAACTAAATTTCCATCTGGAAATAAATTTAAAGTACAATTTGTTAATACTCCATCTACATCAAATATGAAAGTATTAATATCATTCATTATATTTATATAATTTTTCATATATTCCATTAAACATAATAAAATAACAAAAAAAAAGCCATTAAATCTGATTATCTTATTTGTTTAACCAGATCTCCATCTGAAAATAAATTTAAAGTATTTCATTATTTTTTTCTATAACTACTAAAACCTATATAAACTCGATTAAAAAAACTGAGATTAAAATTAAAACATATTAATTTTTCAAATATCTTCAAAATTAATATTTGTGAAATTTTTTATCTCTGATGTTTTTTTTTGTACATCCTTAATTTCTTGATTATATGTAGTATGACTTTTAAAATCTTTTTGATGACGTTCGGAAATAACTTCTCTTCCTTTTTCATGAATAATAAATCGAATCATATCATCAAGTATACTTTGAAATTTTGAAAAATCTTCTTTATACAAATAAATTTTGTGTTTTTTATAAGATATTTCTCCTGTTTCAGAAAAATTTTTCTTACTTTCAGTTATAGTTAAATAATAATCACCTGCTCTTGTTTCTCTTGCATCAAAAAAATAAGTTCGGCTCCCAGTTTTTAGAGTTCGTGAACAAATTTCATTTCTTTCTTTGATATTTTCTTTTTCGTCCATTTCAAAAAATATTATAATCCTAATTAAGCAAATCTAAACAAAAAAAATGGTCCACACTACTTTTTTTATCATAATTATTTAGATTTAAATTTTATAAACAAATATTATGATTTTCCATTTTTGATATTTTTCCATTTTTTAAAACAATAAATAAATCAAAATCAGAAATATAAGAAATATCGTGAGTGATAATAATAATAGTGGTATATTTCATTTTTTTTTTAATAGAATGAATAATAAGTCTTCTAGTTTTTTGATCGATAGCGGAAAAACTATCATCAAATAAAAGAATTTTAGGATTTCTTATAATTGCTCTGGCTATACATATTCTTTGTTTTTGTCCTCCAGATAAAGTAATTCCTCTTTCCCCTATCATAGTATCATACGCTTCTTTAAAATTGAGAATATCATTTTCTATCATAGCTATTCTAGCTGCATTATATACTTTATATGGAGTAGGTTGATTTACACTTCCTAAAGCTATATTATTATAAATAGAATCTGAAAAAAGAAAAGACTCTTGAGGAACATAACCAATATTTTTTCTAAAATCATATAAATTATGATTTTTTAAAGATAAATTATCTACTAATATTTCTCCTTGATTCGGATCATACAAACGAGATATTAATTTTCCTATAGTTGTTTTTCCAGATCCTGTTTCTCCTGTTAAAATTAAAGTTTTTCCTTTCATTAAAGTGAATGATACTTTACTAATAGTTTCATTTTTAATATTTTTATTCACACTTATTTGATGACTATTGTTACAATAAAAAAAACTTACATTTTTAAATTGAATTTTTCCAAAAATTTTATTTTTTATATGATTATTATTTGATATCTCAGGTTTTTCTTTCAAAAATTCACAAATACGAATTTGTGATACTTTAGCTCTTTCTACAATAGAAACAACCCATCCTAATATAATAAAAGGAAAAATTAACACATTTATATATGTGAAGAATTCCGCAATGGTTCCAATTTCTTTTATCTCTCCTTCAAAATATTTTTTTCCTCCAAAAAAAAGAATTAGTAAATGACAAGCTCCTATAAAAAATATAATAATAGAAGATAATATAGTATCAATTTTAGCTAGTTCTATATTTTTTTTTTGATATTTTAATATAATCTTTCTGTGTTTTTCTTTAAAAAAAGATTCAGATACAAATGATTTAATTATGTGAATTCCTGAAAAAGTTTCTTGTATAAAGGAGCAAATAATAGATTGAAAACTCTGAACTTTTTCACTTTTACTAGTAATGAAAACACTAATATAATAAATAAAAATAAAAAGAATAGGAATAGGTAAAATGACATAAAAAGTCAGCATTTTATGAATCCGTAACATTTGCATAAATACCATAAAAAAAAGAATTATAAGATTCAAGAAATACATTATTCCAGGACCAATATATTGTCTTATAAAAGAAACGTCTTCTGTAAGTCGATTCATTAAATCCCCTGTAGAATTTTTTTTATAAAAAGATAAACTTAACTTTTGATAATGTAAAAAAATATCATTTTTAATATCAAATTCTATCATTCTAGATGTAGTAATTATACATTGTCGCATATGATATCTTACAAATCCACCTATAATTGGAACTATTAATATGATACTGGTATAAATACAAATGTCTTTTTTTAAAGAATAAATAGAAAGAGAATTTGATGTATTTGAAAAGTTTATAAACAGATTTTTTATGCTATTAACAGATTTTCCTATATAAGGAATAGGAAGAAGAGTTAAAATATTTGATACTAAAATTAGAAAAAATCCTATACACAAACGAAATTTGTACTTTTGACAATACCTTTTGCTAAAAGTAAATAAACTACTCATATAATATACAAAAATACAAACTTTTTAAGTTTTGATTTTTTATTTATATAATTGTACGAAAAATTTTTTGTGCATAAAAAATCAACATTATTATAATCAAAAATGTCAATTAGACGACACTTTAGAATAAGAAGTTTACAATTTTTATATGCTCAATATTTATCTAAAATGGATTCAAATAAAGTTGAAAAAAATATGCTTCAAAGTATTGAATCATTGCATAATTTGTACATTTTTTTTCTTTATTTAATTTTGAAAATTAGAGAAAATGCTTTAAAAAAAAATTATTTTTTTAATAATAATAACGAAAGAAATATCATACAAAAATTTGCATGTAATTCAGTCATAAAAATTTTATCCAAAAATAAATATTTAGCAGAAGAATATCATTCTACAAAAAATTCGGAAAAAATTTTATGGAAGCAACAAGACGAATATATCTTTATATTGTTGCAAGAAATGCAAAAATATGATTTTTGCTCTAAATATTCTAGAACAAATTCTTCTTCTTTTGAAGAAGAAAAAAGATTTTTAATAAAATATTATAAAAATTTTATTATTCCAAATAAAAAATTGGGAGAATATATAGAAGATTTATACTACTTTAACGGAGAAGAAAATTTATACATAGCGCATACTATGGTATGTAAAACTTTACAGTTTATAAATCATTCTACACCAAAAAATTTTAAATTATATAATATTTATAAAAATAATGACAATAGAAAATTTATCATCGATTTGTATCGAAATACAATTTTTCATAAAGAAGAATTTAATAATTTAATTAATGACATATCGAATAATTGGGATATAAAAAGAATTGCAATTATAGATTTAATTATATTGCAAATGGCAATTTGTGAATTTTTATATTTTCCAAATATACCGCCCAAAGCAACTATGAATGAATATATAGAAATTACAAAAATATTTTGTATGGAAAAAAGTAAAATTTTTATTAATGGTATATTAGATCAAATATTTAAATTTTTATATAAAAAAAATAAAATATTCAAAATCGGAAAAGGACTAATGTAAAATTTACTCAAAAAAAAATAATATGATTTTTATGTTTTTTTCATTACAACAAAATTCTATTACAAACACCATTTGGATGTTCGTTTTGATTTTCATTATATTTTATTTTTTCATGATACGTCCTCAAATAAAAAAACAAAAAATCGAAAAAAAATTTCAGGAAAATTTAAAAATAGGAAATTACATCGTAACGAATTCAGGAATACATGGTAAAATCACAGATATTACAGATCATTTTTGTATACTAGAAACTGTTACAGGAAAAATAAAATTTGAAAAAAATACAATATCAAAAGAATTAACACAATTACGTTATCATCATAATCATGCTAATAATAATAATCAAAAAAAAACTATAAGTTATGATCAAAAAAATAAAGAATAGAAAAATAAAATTAGTAGGTATAACGGGAAAAATGGGATCTGGTAAAAGTTTATTTACTTCCTTTTTTTGTGAAAAAGGTGTCCCTATTTATTATTCAGATCAAAGAGGAAAAATATTAATGAATCAAATAGAAATTATAAAACAAAATATCATAAAATATTTTGGAAAAAATTCTTATGATAAAAAAAATCAAATAAATAAAACTTATTTATCTAATATTGTATTTAAATATCCTACTGCATTAAAATTATTATGTAATATTGTACATCCATGGGTTTTTCTTGATTTTCAACAATGGATATCATCTCTAACACAAGATCATAAAAAAAAATATTATATGTAATCAAAGAATCCGCTATTTTATTTGAAAGTCAA from Blattabacterium cuenoti harbors:
- the groL gene encoding chaperonin GroEL (60 kDa chaperone family; promotes refolding of misfolded polypeptides especially under stressful conditions; forms two stacked rings of heptamers to form a barrel-shaped 14mer; ends can be capped by GroES; misfolded proteins enter the barrel where they are refolded when GroES binds): MAKDIKFDIEARDKLKKGVDALANAVKVTLGPKGRNVVLQKSFGGPQVTKDGVTVAKEIELEDPIENLGAQMVKEVASKTNDVAGDGTTTATVLAQAIVREGLKNVAAGANPMDLKRGIDKALEVVVLDLKRQSREVGGNTEKIKQVASISANNDEKTGALIADAFEKVGKEGVITVEEAKGTDTSVDVVEGMQFDRGYQSPYFVTNTEKMITEFDQPQILLSDKKIAAMKDLLPILEPVAQSGKPLLIISEEVEGEALATLVVNKIRGTLKVAAIKAPGFGDRRKAMLEDIAILTGGTVISEETGSKLEDVKLHMLGKAERVIIDKDNTTIVNGGGNKKDIRGRVDQIKAQIESTTSDYDKEKLQERLAKLAGGVAVLYVGAASEVEMKEKKDRVDDALNATRAAVEEGIVAGGGVALVRAIKSLENTTGDNVDQDTGIQIVRRSLEEPLRQIVANAGGEGSVVVAKVAEGKGDFGYDAKIGEYKNMIVEGIIDPTKVARVALENAASVSGMLLTTECVVTEIKKDEPNVSPPMPGAGGGGMGGMM
- the nusB gene encoding transcription antitermination factor NusB translates to MSIRRHFRIRSLQFLYAQYLSKMDSNKVEKNMLQSIESLHNLYIFFLYLILKIRENALKKNYFFNNNNERNIIQKFACNSVIKILSKNKYLAEEYHSTKNSEKILWKQQDEYIFILLQEMQKYDFCSKYSRTNSSSFEEEKRFLIKYYKNFIIPNKKLGEYIEDLYYFNGEENLYIAHTMVCKTLQFINHSTPKNFKLYNIYKNNDNRKFIIDLYRNTIFHKEEFNNLINDISNNWDIKRIAIIDLIILQMAICEFLYFPNIPPKATMNEYIEITKIFCMEKSKIFINGILDQIFKFLYKKNKIFKIGKGLM
- a CDS encoding sigma-54 interaction domain-containing protein — its product is MESISIQNIKQKFGIIGYDYALHRALEKAIQVAPTDISVLVLGESGVGKEFIPKIIHQHSSRKHHAYIAVNCGAIPEGTIDSELFGHEKGSFTGATSMRKGYFEGANDGTIFLDEVGELPLTTQVRLLRILESGEFIKVGSSKIQKTNIRIVAATNLNMTESIQRGKFREDLYYRLNTVQINVPSLRFRKNDIKFLFKKFSNDFSEKYHMPPVRLTEESLKYLENYSWPGNIRQLKNLTEQISVVETQREISVEKLKEYIPENIPSISFSNHNNIIETSFHNRERDFIYQILFDMKKNLNDLKNITFQLIKNNSNPRFIEENQQLMEKVFGKIFHNRDDSIFQLEDTSKSDEDEDLDYEEVEEDLSKSELSSFSLQKKEIEFIQRALKKNNGKRRKTAKELGISERTLYRKIKQYGL
- a CDS encoding KdsC family phosphatase — encoded protein: MNDINTFIFDVDGVLTNCTLNLFPDGNLVRQMFAKDGYAIALAKKRGYNLCIITRGSDLMVFRRLRGLNIRYIYQGVDNKKKYLDEYCNILNITKEKILYMGDDIPDIEVMKSVALPCSPIDAVQEVKNISKYISPKKGGRGCVRDVIEQTLKIQKNWF
- a CDS encoding ABC transporter ATP-binding protein, with amino-acid sequence MSSLFTFSKRYCQKYKFRLCIGFFLILVSNILTLLPIPYIGKSVNSIKNLFINFSNTSNSLSIYSLKKDICIYTSIILIVPIIGGFVRYHMRQCIITTSRMIEFDIKNDIFLHYQKLSLSFYKKNSTGDLMNRLTEDVSFIRQYIGPGIMYFLNLIILFFMVFMQMLRIHKMLTFYVILPIPILFIFIYYISVFITSKSEKVQSFQSIICSFIQETFSGIHIIKSFVSESFFKEKHRKIILKYQKKNIELAKIDTILSSIIIFFIGACHLLILFFGGKKYFEGEIKEIGTIAEFFTYINVLIFPFIILGWVVSIVERAKVSQIRICEFLKEKPEISNNNHIKNKIFGKIQFKNVSFFYCNNSHQISVNKNIKNETISKVSFTLMKGKTLILTGETGSGKTTIGKLISRLYDPNQGEILVDNLSLKNHNLYDFRKNIGYVPQESFLFSDSIYNNIALGSVNQPTPYKVYNAARIAMIENDILNFKEAYDTMIGERGITLSGGQKQRICIARAIIRNPKILLFDDSFSAIDQKTRRLIIHSIKKKMKYTTIIIITHDISYISDFDLFIVLKNGKISKMENHNICL
- a CDS encoding co-chaperone GroES — its product is MMEVKIKPLADRVLVQPDPAETKTTSGIIIPDTAKEKPQKGTIIAVGKGKKDEPMSLKKGDRVLYGKYSGTELKWEGYEYLIMRESDIIAII
- the secG gene encoding preprotein translocase subunit SecG codes for the protein MENISIIIFGFFIIITSLLLSLVILIQNPKKESIYQSFMEKNFRFFGIKRTNTFLENITWSLSIIIFFLILFFNFLLKSKH
- a CDS encoding dephospho-CoA kinase, whose amino-acid sequence is MIKKIKNRKIKLVGITGKMGSGKSLFTSFFCEKGVPIYYSDQRGKILMNQIEIIKQNIIKYFGKNSYDKKNQINKTYLSNIVFKYPTALKLLCNIVHPWVFLDFQQWISSLTQDHKKKYYM
- a CDS encoding DUF3276 family protein, producing the protein MDEKENIKERNEICSRTLKTGSRTYFFDARETRAGDYYLTITESKKNFSETGEISYKKHKIYLYKEDFSKFQSILDDMIRFIIHEKGREVISERHQKDFKSHTTYNQEIKDVQKKTSEIKNFTNINFEDI
- the yajC gene encoding preprotein translocase subunit YajC is translated as MFFSLQQNSITNTIWMFVLIFIIFYFFMIRPQIKKQKIEKKFQENLKIGNYIVTNSGIHGKITDITDHFCILETVTGKIKFEKNTISKELTQLRYHHNHANNNNQKKTISYDQKNKE
- the miaB gene encoding tRNA (N6-isopentenyl adenosine(37)-C2)-methylthiotransferase MiaB; protein product: MKKKSVYIENYGCQMNISDSDIINSILLNNGFILSENLNQANIILLNACSIREKAELTIKKRLEQLKFLKKKKKIWIGIIGCFSKQIKNIFLQHKIVDFFVNPNSYREIHNFINYSIIGKQYDHVENKNETYADISFVKTKQRNNKITTFLSITRGCNNMCTFCIVPFTRGRERSSDPYSIIMECKRLYKNGYKEITLLGQNVDSYLWIDHNNLISNYKNTVDFSILLNLLAQEIPFMRIRFSTSNPHDMSDEVLKVISKYKNICKHIHLPVQSGSNKILKLMNRKYTREKYLFLVKKIKSIIPECSISHDIMTGFCNENEEDHQDTISLMNEIKYNYGYMFSYSPRPGTYAYRRLKDNVPTKIKKRRLKEIIDLQKNHSFYRMKEHLGKIEEVLIEGESKKNNQYWYGRNSQNLVVVFPKKNLNIGDLAYVKITDTTSATLIGEFCK